One region of Microbacterium sp. M28 genomic DNA includes:
- a CDS encoding nucleotide exchange factor GrpE, with protein MTDKNFDDNDEVRPDGKGSDAAASGPEPQENPDSAEAAAAEGSDATPADDLTIEDILGTEQTGEAAAEDAVLADLESALLNDLKRLQAEYANYRRRTEEQRQVEIDRAKGEAAKGLIPVLDDLDRAAQHGDLVEGTPFAVIAEKVRAVVERLGVVSYGEKGDEFDPQHHEAIFQQPTPGADKTTVLEVVEVGYRLGDVELRPAKVVVAVPAE; from the coding sequence ATGACGGACAAGAACTTCGACGACAACGACGAGGTTCGTCCCGACGGCAAGGGGTCGGATGCTGCGGCATCCGGCCCCGAGCCGCAGGAGAACCCGGATTCGGCGGAGGCTGCGGCCGCTGAAGGATCCGATGCGACTCCCGCGGACGACCTGACGATCGAGGACATCCTCGGCACCGAGCAGACCGGCGAGGCCGCGGCGGAGGATGCTGTGCTCGCCGACCTCGAGTCGGCGCTGCTGAACGACCTCAAGCGTCTGCAGGCGGAGTACGCCAACTACCGTCGGCGCACCGAGGAGCAGCGCCAGGTCGAGATCGACCGTGCCAAGGGCGAAGCCGCCAAGGGCCTCATCCCCGTGCTGGACGACCTCGACCGCGCCGCCCAGCACGGCGACCTCGTCGAGGGCACGCCCTTCGCCGTGATCGCCGAGAAGGTGCGCGCGGTCGTGGAGCGCCTCGGCGTGGTCTCGTACGGCGAGAAGGGCGACGAGTTCGACCCGCAGCACCACGAGGCGATCTTCCAGCAGCCGACGCCGGGAGCGGACAAGACCACTGTGCTCGAGGTCGTCGAGGTGGGCTACCGCCTGGGCGATGTCGAACTGCGCCCGGCGAAGGTCGTCGTCGCCGTCCCGGCGGAGTAG